The Candidatus Bathyarchaeota archaeon region CCATATGCTCTTCTATATTCATCCTTGGTTCACCTATCCATCTCCAATTTCTAATCTTCTTTGCGTCTTCTAATCCTTTAAGTAATTTTTTCTCAACAATTTCTCTACTAGAATCCAGAAGACTTTCCTCGTAAAATACTCCACCCTCATCTGCTAATATCCAACCAAGCCCACATGTTATTTTTTGTTCTTTCTTATTGCTAGATTTTTCTGAGATAACGACATGGAGAATATCCCCAACCTTCTTATCTGGATTTTCATATTTTTCTGCCTGGATAACTTTGGCATCTTTTGGAATGATTGAGGAGATTTTAATTAGATTGTAATTTTGGAGTTCTACCTTAGCAAGAGCTAAATCAAATGCGCTTGTTAATGTCTTGCCTTCTGCCTTACTTGATAGAATCTTGACTTCCATCTGTGGGATAGTTATAGTTCAATCAATATTATTAATTCATTATGTAAACAAAAGCGCTTTAGGTAGGTTTTTTGTAAAGATATCCAAGAGCGAGACCATAAACAATTGCTTGTAAACCTCCAATTGCGATGATCATATATGCTACTAGGAGATTCCCATATCCTATGAAGAATAGAGCTGTTGGCACTTCATTAATCAGATAAGCACCTATCAGACCATAGATAAGACCTTTGATGATGCCCTTGCCTGGAACCAGATTATAGACTTTTGAATATATTAAACCGAGAAAGACGCCCCACATTAGATGTTGCATTATTTGTGTACCAAATTGGCTTAAAAACAATGAAAAATCTATCACGTGACCGGGGACAAGATATTCGGCCAAATCATGTGAGGCGAAATTTGCTATAAAAGATGCAACTCCGCCTAGAATTCCAGCAAAAGCACCAGGAAAGAAACCATCTATCGCATTGTATTGTTTGATCTTCGGCTCCTTTCTAGGAACTTGGTATCTATTACGCATATATTCAAAGATAATTCCAAGCGCAATACCAAATGGTATCCAAACTATTATTCCATAGATAATCTGTAGGGTTACTTGACTTAAATCACCATAACTTATAAAAAGAGTGACCCATCGGATGTGCCAAATTAAATAACCAAATAGTCCGAATATAAGGCCTTTCATAATCCCTTTGCCAGGGATCACTCTGTAGGCTCTAGAGTATATTATGCCCCAAATAGCTCCAAAGATCAAGTTGATTATAAACTCATTCGTAATAATTTTTGAAAAGGGTGTAGTAGGGGGTGGTGGAATCCAGTAATACGGAAGCCCTAACTTGAAACTTAATGGCACACCAATTATTATGGCTGCTAGAGCTTTGATAATACCCGCACTTAAACCTGAAATAGCACCAGTTTTCAGAGAATTACTCATTAATGATCACAAAAATTAGTTTAGATCTGATGTTATAATTAAAAATTTGTTTAGCTAATGCTTTTTTTCATTCCTGCATTCCAAAATTCTTTCTTCTTATCAAAGATTTATGGCTTAAGCTGATGAATTTAATATATTTATGATAAAAGAATCTGCAAAAAAATCAATTCTTATATGCTCCATAGGATATGTTCTGATTATCGTATCGGCTCTTATGCTGTCTTTAATCGTACGAATTCTTACAGGATACTTTCCATCTTTCACTTTTTTTACCTTAGCATTGATAACCTTTAGATTATTTGAAATCAACTATGCATTTCTTTTGGTCCCTCTATTTGTTGCCATTCTTGTAATGATGCTCTTATCTAGGCCCTCAATCAATACGCGAATTGCAGGCGGAATGAGCTTAACTTCCTACTATGCTTTTGTTGCATTGATTTATATGGCGATGAGATCTGGTGATTTTCCTTATCTAGCTTTAATTCCTTGGTTCCTTTTTGTTTTCTTCCTTGGTTATACCTCTGTGATAATAAGTGAAAAACTGGAATAAACCTAGCGAGTTTGTTTATACAACCATATTAATGAAATAAATGTGATTGTACCTACCAAAGACATCCCTGTAATTCCGTTTATCTCTAGTACTATGTTAAAGAATAAAAGAAATGGAACTAAAAGGCATATTACAAGTTCTATTATCTGTTTTTTTGTATAATCATTCAACTTTTGATAGAGTTGCAGAAACAATATTATGGATACAATGCACGGAATGATCC contains the following coding sequences:
- a CDS encoding pyruvoyl-dependent arginine decarboxylase, with amino-acid sequence MEVKILSSKAEGKTLTSAFDLALAKVELQNYNLIKISSIIPKDAKVIQAEKYENPDKKVGDILHVVISEKSSNKKEQKITCGLGWILADEGGVFYEESLLDSSREIVEKKLLKGLEDAKKIRNWRWIGEPRMNIEEHMVEKNGCVFVVAVYDL